The segment gctaaacaagatataacaatataataaaacaatcacttactgtacaatgtctgctcttactgggataaagactgatgggatgtttatatcttcccctttacatcaacaattcattGTGTCTTTTTGGCCATCAgggggtctaagttggatgtcaaagtggaccaacttatatgtttatgtccacaaccttctccTATCATCTCGAATTATTATTCACCAACTCAGCccatgcagcagctcagtatgttaatatagcagcataagctagttagctctctaaAAGTAGTGCCTCTGCATTAGAACTTGTAATACCAATATGACTAATAtgtgttaatattcaggtcatgacatgtaaatggagtattgttggtgcttctTGTATGTTTTATTAGAGGACTTAATGGGCGTAGTAGTGTAATCTCattatctgcattgttagccacctcttacttgctgtATTtaactagttagaatgcataaaaaaggtcAGTTTATGGGTTGTTGTCCTACGTAAGGATTGTGATTGATAGGCAACATCAAAAAGTGCAGTTGTGTTTAAATGCCCATAAGAAAGTTTGAAAGACCTACTTCCTCTTCTAGGTTCTAGCGGGATCCTGGGGCCTGACTGGAGGCCATGTGTGCCAGCTGCAGCAGCAGAGGAGCCTCTCCTTGCACGAGTACATGAGCATCGGCCTGCTGAAGGAGGCCGGCATCGCCGTGCCCGAGGGCATGGTGGCCGCCTCCCCGGACCAGGCCTACTCCGTGGCCAAGCAGATCGGTCAGTCAAACATTCCAAATTGTCCAATCGCAGGTCTGCTTACTCACAGCTTACAGGTTACTTACTTCCTGATCTCCACTCTTCATGGCTCCACTCTTCTCCACACTCAATTACTCCACTTGAAAGGTGCTCGCAAACCTTGGCACAATTTCAACATATGGGCTTTTAGggccgatactgattattagGAGTCAGGAGGCCCGGAAGTGTTATTAAAGATAATATTTTATGTCAGGAAACACTTGTTTTAACATTATGTTTAGGAAAGGTGGGAGCAGTGgtgacataatgtttgatgttgtgtttattaagtgtttcttagagcagtggttctcaaatgggggtacttgaaggtatgccaagggggacgtgagatttgtaaaacatattttaaaagttgcaacaattcaaaaatcctttataaatatattcattgaataatgcttcaacaaaatatgaatgcaagttcataaagtgtgaaaaatgcaacaatattcagtgttgacagctagatttttttgtggacatgttccataaatattgatgttaaagatttattttttttgtgaagaaatatttataagtaagttgatgaatccagatggatctctattacaatccccaaagaggacactttaacttgatgattacttctatgttagaaatctttatttataagtgaaccacttgtttatttttcaacaagtttttaattatttttatatctttttttccaaatagttcaagaaagaccactacaaatgagcaatattttgcactcttatacaatttaataaatcagacactgtattttacttctttatctcttttttttttccaaccaaaaataattctttgctgtgattagggggtacttgaattaaaaacatgttgacagggggtacatcactgaaaaaaggttgagaaccccacTGTCTTAGGGGAACATCAATTATTATTAGTAGTCAGGAGGTCCATAAGTGTTATTCAATAGCAGTAAAAGTGATTAAAGATAACATCATGTGTCATAATGTTTGATGTTGCGTTTATTAGGTGTGTCTAAGAGGAACATCAATTATTATTAGTAGTCAggatcaggggcgtcactagacctaatactgtactggggcacaaataatactgtactggggcacacctggggcataaataatactgtactggggcacaaataattcatgtgagcgtgcaaagcgcgcaagcaaaaacatttttagcacttatttatcatataaaatacataagtgaagtgaattatatttatatagcgcttttctcaagtgactcaaagcgctttacatagtgacacccgatatctaagttacatcaaaccagtgtgggtggcactgggagcaggtgggtaaagtgtcttgcccaaggacacaacggcagtgactaggatggcacaagcgggaatcaaacctgcaaccctaaagttgctggcatggccactctaccaaccgagctatgccgccccatcacagatgctggcttttgaactttgcgcccagaacaatccgggtggttattttcctctttgttccgcaggacacgacgtccacagtttccaaaaacaatttgaaatgtggactcctcagaccacggaccacttttccactttgcatcaatccatctttgaTGAACTCGGGTCCAGCGAAaatggcggcatttctgggtgttgttgataaatggctttggctttgcatagtagagttttaacttgcacttaacagatgtagcgacgaactgtagttactgacagtggttttctgaagtcttcctgagctcatgtggtgatatcctttacacactgatgtcggtttttgatgcagtaccgctggAGGGatataaatagtgctttaaactatgaaatcatatcaggtGATGTTGTATGGATTTTTGATGAACcgcctgaaattaactaatgcatttgacctacttgtgcacttttttactccagacttctaaactgctactggtaaaagcaaaaaggaagagcaatgaatctttttgaaatgtaTATTGGAGTATTGCATTTATAATCATCTGCAAAttcaacatctacaaaagtaaaacaaaaaataaagcacccctacatctctgggttcttttatattatttaatttccattaatGGCAATGTggttaatcctatttcagatacacaaaactataaaatatacacaaaacaataaaaccacagtagtagaataaatgaacaactgttgtgtgtctgttcagggaatcattttctgagaagtaaactgtaacgtctccttttcattttttgcaaactggtcaatcactctggacagacatgtaaatattacagtaactgttatactgCTGGGTCATgtcataaaagtggattgtgtgtcatttttagtgagtcgcagtcaaatttgtgcatgaaaaaaaataagtttagggagaaaaaaatcaaattgtggcaacaaaaccagatatttttagccatttttctagtgactattacaacgaaaccagatatttttagccttttttctagtgactattagtgagtattttagcaaaaggcaaaccgactaacaagttggaggaggactcaagacagacatggaaatatttaaaaaaaaaatctaaatggggcaacaaaacccgatattttcagccatctttctgaaaacaaatacagaaatgttactattttttctggaaacaaaaccagatgctttagctgtagccatttttctggagacaaaacaagattattttagtcaaagtcacactgattaacaagacaagtctactgtggtatttttctgtgaaataaacttgaatgattaaaaaatttggctcacgacttgatatggaaaaatgtttttctttctgaagataaaccatttgagaagcactcaactcacacatgcttactctaAATCAttattgatgcagaagcagcagacaataaccaacattatgtttcatgttcattggaaattcccccgacagctcgtacagcaaatgaatatgtttgtcttgatacaaggaataacgttagctaacttagcatcaacttaagacaatgatgttgcctagctagctaggacatCACTTACACCtgtcattcctgctgcttcttccctgctgcgggcgaataactttctgatatccatctagaagttacagtttgagtcaaatccaaatcaaaataatataattaacaaattgttgttggctaacgttacctacccgAGCAGTCATtcgcatcccccccccccctctctctctcaactgaagtctcatccacacgtgaataaattaccatattaagtagccatgtgctcattgttacgtggagtgaatacagtagcaatcaattaccatactaagtagtatgtgtgctgtttatgttatgtagacttaaaactctgaagcattttttctttattggtgaaatttttactggggcactgcagatcaacactggggcacgtgccccagtgaaatctgtctggcgacgcccctggtcagGATGTCCAGAAGTGTTATTCATTAGCAGTAAAAGTGATTAAAGATAACATCATATGtcataatgtttgatgttgtgtttattagGTGTGTCTAAGAGGAACATCAATTATTATTAGTAGTCAGGATGTCCATAAGTGATATTCATTAGCAGTAAAAGTAATTAAAGATATCATATGTCAGTAAACAGTTGTTTTAACATTATGTTTAGGAAAGGTGGGAGCAGTAGTGACATGATGTTTGATGTTCTTTAACATCAAACCCCTTTATTAGTTTATATAAAGTTCCTTTAACAACTATAATTGCTTTTTAATGCGTGATGAAGGCGCACACTTCCTGACTCCTTtttgaccctcgccccgttccgtAGCGTGAGGAAGTTTAATGGTGTCCAGTAATTGTGGAGCTACAAGCAGGAAAGTAGCAAGCAGgaagaaagatagatagatagatagattgtacgttattgattccttcaggagagttccttcaggaaaactaAAAGGAGGACATGATGGAAATGTGCGATGACAAGAGCAGACTATTTCCTCTGGAGCCAACGCAGCTTGTAGAGCGGAGGAGCTTCACGTCCATGTGGACCTTCATAACTTCACATGGAGATTGTTACTCCAACTGCTTTCGGAAGATGGAATACAAGCTCAGCAGAAACAACTTTGGTGTCATTCACCAATCACACACTCGGCTCTGATCCACTTAACAAAGAAAAATGATCCTACATTCCAATTCTGATATTTCTACATCAGTAAATATTTGAATGCAGATTGACATGAAGTTTATTCATGTTCTGATTGATAGTCTTTGATTACAGAATGTTCctcaggctgaatattacatttgaTTTCTGAAATGTAGAAGGTTGAAATATTGTCATGCAGAGATACAAAGAACTTGTACGAGATGACAAGTACAGAatatttattcaggtagaaatatcacagactacATTTGCAAAACAACTTTGACAATCAAATCATGATTGTAACATTTTGGGTTATTTAAGTGTGAAACTGCTAtttaaacatggaagtgtagctcctcctctctgtgtgcaagtgctcctacagcaggaatccAAACTCTGTATTCCTACACAAATCTGACAAGACACCAACACACTTCAGGTCATTTTTTAATTCTCATTACGTAATGTTTACCTTTAACTCCACAAACATTTGTGTAAATGAGGCCCCTGAACCTTCTTAAAGGGCCAGCGCTGCCAAACAGTGTGTCCAGAATGTGCTCTCATGTGTGTCAGGTTCCAAGGACCTGGTGGTTAAAGCTCAGGTCCTGGCGGGCGGCAGAGGCAAGGGCACCTTCGAAGGCGGACTTAAGGGAGGAGTCAAGATCGTCTACTCGTAAGTATGTCCCCTGCTCGCCATTCCACGCTTCAGCTGCC is part of the Nerophis ophidion isolate RoL-2023_Sa linkage group LG13, RoL_Noph_v1.0, whole genome shotgun sequence genome and harbors:
- the LOC133564859 gene encoding succinate--CoA ligase [ADP-forming] subunit beta, mitochondrial-like, encoding MATSLICGRLTARLRTSGRRSAISSASKVLAGSWGLTGGHVCQLQQQRSLSLHEYMSIGLLKEAGIAVPEGMVAASPDQAYSVAKQIGSKDLVVKAQVLAGGRGKGTFEGGLKGGVKIVYSPEEARDISSQMIGRKLYTKQTGEAGRICNQVFICERRYPRREYYFAITMERSFQGPVLIF